A window of the Schistocerca nitens isolate TAMUIC-IGC-003100 chromosome 5, iqSchNite1.1, whole genome shotgun sequence genome harbors these coding sequences:
- the LOC126259627 gene encoding uncharacterized protein DDB_G0290685-like — protein MRNKYFYSLCEGSTEFSDQSFAQKLVAVTALKSFHVKSNAPNGETNAPNGETNAPNGETNAPNGETNAPNGETNAPNGETNAPNGETNAPNGETNAPNGETNAPNGETNAPNGETNAPNGETNAPNGETNAPNGETNAPNGETNAPNGETNAPNGETNAPNGETNAPNGETNAPNGETNAPNGETNAPNGETNAPNGETNAPNGETNAPNGETNAPNGETNAPNGETNAPNGETNAPNGETNAPNGETNAPNGETNAPNGETNAPNGETNAPNGETNAPNGETNAPNGETNAPNGETNAPNGETNAPNGETNAPNGETNAPNGETNAPNGETNAPNGETNAPNGENNAPNGENNAPNGENNAPNGENNAPNGETNAPNGETNAPNGETNAPNGENNAPNGENNAPNGENNAPNGENNAPNGENNAPNGENNAPNGENNAPNGENNAPNGETNAPNGENNAPNGETNAPNGETNAPNGETNAPNGETNAPNGETNAPNGETNAPNGETNAPNGETNAPNGETNAPNGETNAPNGETNAPTGKPTPPTGKPTPPTGKPTPPTGKPTPPTGKPTPPTGKPTPPGN, from the exons ATGAGAAACAAGTACTTTTACTCACTCTGTGAAGGCAGTACAGAATTCTCTGACCAGTCATTTGCACAGAAGTTGGTGGCGGTGACTGCACTGAAGTCATTCCATGTG AAatccaacgcccccaacggggaaaccaacgcccccaacggggaaaccaacgcccccaacggggaaaccaacgcccccaacggggaaaccaacgcccccaacggggaaaccaacgcccccaacggggaaaccaacgcccccaacggggaaaccaacgcccccaacggggaaaccaacgcccccaacggggaaaccaacgcccccaacggggaaaccaacgcccccaacggggaaaccaacgcccccaacggggaaaccaacgcccccaacggggaaaccaacgcccccaacggggaaaccaacgcccccaacggggaaaccaacgcccccaacggggaaaccaacgcccccaacggggaaaccaacgcccccaacggggaaaccaacgcccccaacggggaaaccaacgcccccaacggggaaaccaacgcccccaacggggaaaccaacgcccccaacggggaaaccaacgcccccaacggggaaaccaacgcccccaacggggaaaccaacgcccccaacggggaaaccaacgcccccaacggggaaaccaacgcccccaacggggaaaccaacgcccccaacggggaaaccaacgcccccaacggggaaaccaacgcccccaacggggaaaccaacgcccccaacggggaaaccaacgcccccaacggggaaaccaacgcccccaacggggaaaccaacgcccccaacggggaaaccaacgcccccaacggggaaaccaacgcccccaacggggaaaccaacgcccccaacggggaaaccaacgcccccaacggggaaaccaacgcccccaacggggaaaccaacgcccccaacggggaaaccaacgcccccaacggggaaaccaacgcccccaacggggaaaccaacgcccccaacggggaaaccaacgcccccaacggggaaaacaacgcccccaacggggaaaacaacgcccccaacggggaaaacaacgcccccaacggggaaaacaacgcccccaacggggaaaccaacgcccccaacggggaaaccaacgcccccaacggggaaaccaacgcccccaacggggaaaacaacgcccccaacggggaaaacaacgcccccaacggggaaaacaacgcccccaacggggaaaacaacgcccccaacggggaaaacaacgcccccaacggggaaaacaacgcccccaacggggaaaacaacgcccccaacggggaaaacaacgcccccaacggggaaaccaacgcccccaacggggaaaacaacgcccccaacggggaaaccaacgcccccaacggggaaaccaacgcccccaacggggaaaccaacgcccccaacggggaaaccaacgcccccaacggggaaaccaacgcccccaacggggaaaccaacgcccccaacggggaaaccaacgcccccaacggggaaaccaacgcccccaacggggaaaccaacgcccccaacggggaaaccaacgcccccaacggggaaaccaacgccccaacggggaaaccaacgcccccaacggggaaaccaacgcccccaacggggaaaccaacgcccccaacggggaaaccaacgcccccaacggggaaaccaacgcccccaacggggaaaccaacgcccccaggaAACTGA